The Musa acuminata AAA Group cultivar baxijiao chromosome BXJ3-6, Cavendish_Baxijiao_AAA, whole genome shotgun sequence region CTATCAGTTGCCTGGCATCATCTTATGTGTTTACTATCGTGGACTCTAATTCTTTGAAATATTTTCAATTGACAGTTGAGTTCATATGCAATAAGAGATGTGGAAGAGTACAAAAACTTTTGTGATCGTCCAATGGATCAGAGGCCACAGCCTGAGGAGGTTATTGGGGTATGTCTTAGTGTAAGGAACTTGACTTGATTTCTAGTATCTGTCCTATTTTTTATATGGATATATTTGCAGTGTGGTCTATATAAAGAATATTTCTTTGACAATTGAAATGGAAAAAAAAGGggttttacaagatatcatattcTCTTCTGGTTTTAATCTTGAAATCTTTATTTTAATATCTATTGATTTGCTACAAACCATAATGCTTAATTAGCAATGTTGTCATTAGTATCTTATGACATGGTACTGCTAATGTTGCAGTATTTAAACCTCTCATGTTTAATCGCATTATAACACACAAACAGTATGCTCATTTTACACATGTTTCCAAATAATCGGCAAATACTCCTGAAGATAGATATATCTGATCACAGGGGGCTTATTCATGAATTTGGAAAGATAGGATTAAATAAGTTAGATGGACGAAATTATTATCATAGTTGAAACTTGAATAAGATTGCTCCTAGGAGTAGCCCCTGGAGTTGGGAGGTACAGTTGACTTAAGAATACTGCAGGCTGATATTCTAAAACAAATcataataaaatgaaaaaaattgtaGCAAAGCTGTTGGTGCCACTGTTTTCTTTTTTCAACGATGCTAGTCACAAGTAAATTCCTTattcaaaaaaaaggaaaaagaatctcCCACATAGTTCCACTGATTGCTGCTCAAATTTGATAGGTAAACCTAATTGtaatattatgaaatattatattgcAACTGGAGGAACATGAATTACTTATACAATGAAGTTTTTTTGATGTCCTTAAAATTTGAATTTTGGCATTATTAGCATGATAGTTGGGTAAGGTAATACTGAAGATTTGAACTTATCCAAACATACTTTAAGTGAGTTGTGGGAAATCTGAGTTGATTCAAATTTATACATTTTGTTGACTCAAGGAAAATCATGTCAACTTGTTCAAAAGAAACTTCAATTGACCATTAAAAATATCATATAGCTAACCCCTATTAGATCATACTAAACAATTTATGTATTAGATTTATGTTATCatatttttagctctaatttttctttcaaGACTGTTATCAGGTGTTTTCTATTTGCAGCTAAATTCCATTGCCAACTAAGACTACAATATTGGATCTTTGTCACTGTCCCTTCTGTTCTATCAGCAAAACATGGTAAATGAGAAAGTAAGGAAAGCAAAAATGAGATGCACTGTGAATTCAGAAAAAATCTCCTTCAGTTAATTCTCACTTTGAAATCATTTTCCCATATTTTTAATCCTTAGGACACAAGTTGTGAGAAACTGAATCACAGCAATCTACACAACATTTTTCTGTTCCAGTTCGTCTTCAATATCTCTCCCATTTAACTGCAATATGTTTGATTTCATGTCTCTCCCTgtccttttcttgtatttttctcTTATCGCTTTATTATTTTGCTAAGTGTAAACCGCCCTGAAAGTTTACATCTGGAGGTCTCAGATTGCTGGAACTCTTGGCTGATCATGTACTCTTTGGAATTTGCATAACTGAAGTGGTAGAATGGAGAATAAGAATCATGTCAGGACCCTAAGAGTAGAAACATGGAATTCCTATGTCTGGCTTTGCGCAATTTGAGTTTATTCCACCAGTTAGCTTCTTCCATATTGATAGGGTTATCTTTAGATAGTTGTACAAACTTGAtgcaaaatttctatatttaatcATCTGTTGTTTGAATGATACCCTGATTGTTGAAACAGTATACTTTCGTTATTTGGGATAATATTTTGACATCCCCCATGCTACCCAAGATTGTTCGGCAGTAGGTTAAGGTATACATAAATTATTGCAGGCTACTGATTGAGCTCTTTCTCTGCTTGCTTCATAATATTTTCTGGACAGCTAATGCCAATGGTCATTACTTTTTTTAAGTTTTTATCCTTTGTCAGTGAAATGTGTGGAGCTGTCAGTGTAGTAGCAGCAGCAGTGAAATTCAACATCGTTGCATGTTTGTTTGTTTATAACATGTTCAAACATTTATTATGGTTGTTTTTCAGGATATTGCAGAACATCTAACAACAGTTCACCTCAACCGTTGTGAACGTGGAAAGCGTTGCTTATATGAAGGTTCAACTCCACCAGGCGGCTTTCCTAATACATGGGTATTCTTCTTTGAACCTCTTATCATAGTGCAGGATTTGCTTCCACTCAATTTTGACTTAGACTGAGAATTGTCCTTAATTCTTCACCTTTGAATAAACAAGATTCATCTTCATTGACAGAACGGCGCATTGTACTCTACATCTGAGCTTACAGTTCATAGAAACGGTGAAATACATACATGGGACAGAGGTTACGATGATGAAGGCAATCAGGTGGTCTCTAAAATTTGCTGCACTACAACTTTCCTACATATTGTTTCATAGTAGATTCCAAGGGTTACTTAATTGTGTGATTTCACAAAACCACAGGTCTGGGGTCCAAAGGCAGGTCCTTACGAATTCAAACCTGCAACGCCGTCAAGTTACGACGACATGTTTTCACCATTGAACTTCCCCCCTACATTGTCACTCGAGAAGAAGATGGATAATCCTTTTGTAGTCAGTGAACAATAGCCTTCATAATGTAAATATTTGGTAGATAAAATCTTTATTCTATGTTCGTATTTTGACCCACTCACCCTTCTCCTGCAAAGTTCATCGACAACACTCATGGTTTACCAAGGAGATTTCTGTATCACCAGATAACCTCAGTGCATGAAGAAGATATATAGTCCATGGGTTCTGTGTTCTCGACAGTGTTAGTCACTGCAGTGATGCTTCACAGGTGAGCAATTTATGCCCCTTGGGGGATAATTGTCTTGAAACTGAATGTGGTTGATATTTTACTCTGCTGTTTCTGTTCATCCATGTTACTCTCTGGATGGCACGATCATCAGTTGTCTACACATGAGAATTATGCAGCATCTATGTGATCATCGACAATTACAACATTGTTCATCTTGATTTTATATCAGTCTTTCCTGCCTTTCAATTATGTTAGCAGAAATTTACAGGTTGACACGTTGCGTGGCACGAATCTAAACCAAAAGAGCAAAACAGGAAACACAAACTGTACCGGTCGCCACAGTGAAACCAATGAGAAACTGCATCTTCTTGGAAGCATTCGAGACGGGCACCTGTGGGCTCTCACGAGATCTTATGGAGTCACGTGGACTCGAGCTTACAAGCAGCATTAATTGTTGGTCGGATACGACCCGAGCgtgtcgatcgatgtatcgattaGCGAGGTGAGATGGAGCAGTGTGATTTTTCTGTATCGCATGCGTTTCACGTTCTTGGGATATACTTATGCCCTCACCTGGATCTCTCCGTATCCAAACCCTAGCGTTCTCCGAGCCTAATCTGCTCCCCCCCTCCTTCTCGGATTTGAGGTAGAGAGTACACACCCCTTCTTTGCctttaattttttctttgtttggTATTGTTTCGTTTTCTGACATTTAAACTCGATTTGTTGACCTTTTCCTGCCTCTTCCTCAGTTTTTGGCTCCCTTGATGATGTTCTAAATCTCTGCCCCTCCCATTTTTCGAAAGATCGAATTTTGTTGAGTTTTTCTCGGTGCAGATCATGGTTTCAGCGATGGATCTCAAGGAGCACAAGTTCGTCGTCGCTGGGCTCCTCTTCTTTGTGACCCTTGTCCTCGCGAAGATCGTGGCCGCCGTCCTGGCGCCCAAGTCCAGGAAGCGGCTGCCGCCGACGGTGGCGGCCCTGCCGGTCGTCGGCGGGCTGCTGCGGTTCATGAAAGGCCCGATTCCGATGATCCGGGAGGAGTACGCGAAGATCGGTAGTGTGTTCACGGTGAACATCATCAACCGGAAGATCACCTTCTTCATCGGGCCGGAGGTGTCGGGGCATTTCTTCAAGGCGCCGGAGGCGCAGCTCAGCCAGCAGGAGGTGTACCAGTTCAATGTGCCGACCTTTGGGCCGGGCGTCGTCTTCGACGTGGACTACTCGGTCCGGCAGGAGCAGTTCCGTTTCTTCACGGAGGCGCTCAGGGTGACCAAACTGCGAAGCTATGTGGACCAGATGATTGTCGAGGCCGAGGTAATTATGCGCCTCTTAACTAAAGGTTTTGGGTTGCAATTCCTTTATTCTATGCCACTTGAGCATTTCTTTCTAATTATATCGATCATAATGAACAAGCTTTTGGTGGTCTAGATTGTTATTAACATTTATTTCTTCAACTTTAGATCCATGATTTACATAGCCTACTTTTTCTGGCTATAACTCATGAATGTTAACTTTGTCTCCTTTCACATAAATTTTGTCATGGCATAGAACTTTTGAGACAGATGCTTTTTGAGAGAACCGCTCTGATGTGATGGTAGATGTTAATGTCACATATTAGGTAaccttttttttatgtttttagatTTCATGAGCATTTATTATTTACAAGAATCAATGTGCGCCATGAACTTCTGAGATTTCCATAATTTGTATTAAAAGTTTCATGGTCGTAATAAGTATTCTTAACTGATGAGATATGGtctttttatttatgttaaaagTTCTATTGGAAGTTTCATAGTTGTACTAAAAGTTCTAATTGAAGTTTTATAGTTGTCATTCTATCTAAAAGGCTAACCCTTAGATGAGACATGATCTTTAAATCTACATTTTTAGCAGAGACATATACTTCTAAAAGGAACCATTTTGATGAGATGATTCTGTTTGTGATGTCACATATCATGGAAGTATTTATCTCCAATAATGGTTTTTAATATTGAGGACTTTTTTCGTTTACAAAAATCAACATTTTGGATGCCATAGACTTGGAACTTATTTACCAGTGAATTAAACAGTGAGTTCTGTGATTTTCATAATTCAGAATAAAAGTTTCATAATTGTATATAATATTGCACCTCCAACCCTTCATGAACTTCTTATGAAGAATGGTTAACTACTCCTATGCTTCATGGATACTGGAGTAGTTGTTACTCCTAACCCTTCATGAAGTTCTTGTAATTACAGTTTTGTTTTACTTGATTGATTCTTACATGATCATAATTTAGAACACATTTTTTCTACATAGAAATATTTGTTCAATGGTGGATTGCTCAAAAGTCCGTTTCTTTTCTGCAAGTTCTGTTATTACTATTTCCAGTTCCCTAATGTTTATTGATGACAGTAGATTCTTGTAAACTTGTGAGGTATAACTTGTTTTTGAAAAAGAGAAACATGAGCCCTGCAACACAGAACATTATTTGTCTTGAATGAATATGATTTTGTTGTTTATTCTGATTATTCTTTTTTCATATTCTGTTAGATGTTTGCTTCCTGGATCTTGAGCTATTCTCTTGAGATTTATAAGCATGCGAATGCCACTTAGATCAGCATTTGCTCACTATGATGTGGCTGGAGTTTTAAATGTCAGACAAGTTTTGTTTTGCGCAAAGATATCATGTTATTTAGATGGACTGAGGTGTGATTACCCTCAGATGTCATGCATGGAATCCACATGTGGGACTCATTCATCAGGTCTGCGAATAATGACATCACACAATGAGATTTGGTCTACCTCAATAGCAATATCCTTTTGCAAGGGGTCTAAAAGTGCTGCCCCTTTCTGTCTTCATTAGAAAACCTTTGTTAATGTATTGGTTCAATATCAGTTGTTTGGTTGGGGTGAATCTCTCTATCCAAATACACCCAATCctcataatgtatttttcttatatttataGAAGAAAAGCCCAAGGTTAATGATGTAGATGGTCCTTTTCTTAAGGTCTCATATTTAATTTCATCTTCTTCCGGTTTCACTGCTTCAATCAACAATGACATAGTTTAATGTTAACATTGGTAAAAGTTCTAGTTTAAAACAATAAGGGTTAAATTAGTTTCTGTATTTCTCCAAGGACCATGTGCAACTGCTGTTTTATAGTTCAAGtgattatgaaaaatatttgttATTAATTTCTGCAGGACTACTTTTCGAAATGGGGAGAGAGTGGCACAGTGGATTTGAAATATGAGCTGGAGCATCTGATCATATTGACAGCAAGCCGATGCCTGTTGGGGAGGGAAGTTAGAGACAAGCTCTTCGATGATGTCTCTGCCCTCTTTCATGATCTCGACAATGGCATGCGCCCCATCAGTGTCATATTCCCCTACCTCCCAATCCCAGCCCATCGCCGACGTGATCGTGCCCGTGCTAGAATAGCTGAGATCTTCTCCACCATCATTAAATCGCGCAAGAGTTCTGGAAAATCAGAGGATGACATGCTGCAGTGCTTCATCGATTCAAGGTACAAGGATGGTCGCCCAACCACTGAAGGAGAGATTACTGGGCTGCTCATCGCCGCCCTCTTTGCAGGACAGCACACCAGTTCTATCACTTCCACCTGGACTGGGGCTTATATGCTCAGCTACAAGAAGTACCTCACAGCTGCTCTCGAAGAGCAGCGGGGGATAATGAGGAGACACGGCGATAAGGTGGACCATGACATCCTATCCGAGATGGACGTCCTCTACCGTTGTATCAAAGAAGCTCTGAGGCTTCACCCTCCATTGATAATGCTGCTCCGCTACTCTCATGATGACTTCACAGTTGCAACAAAAGATGGTAAGGAGTATGATATCCCGAAGGGCCACATAGTAGCCACCTCCCCAGCTTTTGCAAACCGGCTACCCTACATCTACAAGGACCCAAATACATATGATCCCGACAGATTTGCACCTGGGAGAGATGAAGACAAGGCAGCTGGAGCCTTCTCATACATTTCATTTGGGGGTGGGAGGCATGGGTGCCTGGGGGAGCCCTTTGCATACTTGCAGATCAAGGCGATATGGAGCCACTTGCTGAGGAACTTTGAG contains the following coding sequences:
- the LOC135641135 gene encoding obtusifoliol 14-alpha demethylase-like produces the protein MVSAMDLKEHKFVVAGLLFFVTLVLAKIVAAVLAPKSRKRLPPTVAALPVVGGLLRFMKGPIPMIREEYAKIGSVFTVNIINRKITFFIGPEVSGHFFKAPEAQLSQQEVYQFNVPTFGPGVVFDVDYSVRQEQFRFFTEALRVTKLRSYVDQMIVEAEDYFSKWGESGTVDLKYELEHLIILTASRCLLGREVRDKLFDDVSALFHDLDNGMRPISVIFPYLPIPAHRRRDRARARIAEIFSTIIKSRKSSGKSEDDMLQCFIDSRYKDGRPTTEGEITGLLIAALFAGQHTSSITSTWTGAYMLSYKKYLTAALEEQRGIMRRHGDKVDHDILSEMDVLYRCIKEALRLHPPLIMLLRYSHDDFTVATKDGKEYDIPKGHIVATSPAFANRLPYIYKDPNTYDPDRFAPGRDEDKAAGAFSYISFGGGRHGCLGEPFAYLQIKAIWSHLLRNFEFELISPFPENDWNAMVVGVKGEVMVRYKRRKLSIDN
- the LOC135641136 gene encoding chromophore lyase CRL, chloroplastic-like isoform X1, whose translation is MGTGTESESSSGGAAGRARGLALKALLLLGGALLLRRMRKSTTRWDHARAVADSLSGEKFSREQARNDPDNYFNIRMLMCPAAEMVDGSRVLYFEQAFWRTPHKPFRQRFYMVKPCPKEMKCDVELSSYAIRDVEEYKNFCDRPMDQRPQPEEVIGVCLSDIAEHLTTVHLNRCERGKRCLYEGSTPPGGFPNTWNGALYSTSELTVHRNGEIHTWDRGYDDEGNQVWGPKAGPYEFKPATPSSYDDMFSPLNFPPTLSLEKKMDNPFVVSEQ
- the LOC135641136 gene encoding chromophore lyase CRL, chloroplastic-like isoform X2, yielding MGTGTESESSSGGAAGRARGLALKALLLLGGALLLRRMRKSTTRWDHARAVADSLSGEKFSREQARNDPDNYFNIRMLMCPAAEMVDGSRVLYFEQAFWRTPHKPFRQRFYMVKPCPKEMKCDVELSSYAIRDVEEYKNFCDRPMDQRPQPEEVIGDIAEHLTTVHLNRCERGKRCLYEGSTPPGGFPNTWNGALYSTSELTVHRNGEIHTWDRGYDDEGNQVWGPKAGPYEFKPATPSSYDDMFSPLNFPPTLSLEKKMDNPFVVSEQ